Below is a window of Pyxicephalus adspersus unplaced genomic scaffold, UCB_Pads_2.0 Sca435, whole genome shotgun sequence DNA.
gttgaatgcagcaaaattcagttCGGGTCTacacgaattcgaacagccatattcgggtcgaatatagggacaacctgaattcgaacatcaacactactcactAATAACATATCTGATGAAATCTCTCGTCATTTTATCATTATCATATACAGCTTCCTGTGAAGGGGNGAtcacaatgctgcactgctctcCACTGTTCATGGAGTTTCCACCTGACGGCCCCTGCTGCATCGCTGTTATGTCACTTTGCTTTGTGTGGTTgcttttcatttatgttttcattgttgAACATTGTGCTATGTATGTGTTATGTGTGAGCTCCTCTCTTCTATAGGAGGTGCCATCAGACCGGCGGTGTCCCTCGCACCCAACTGGGGGAATATATTACAAGGTGACCCTGTGACCCTAATGTGTAATGTACCCCCTACTGCACCAGAGGAACCCCGGACCTACCAGTGGTACAAAGATAAGAGACCATTAGATGGAGATCAGCAGACCCTGGAAATACAATCTTCACGCATAAAGGACACAGGAGATTACCAGTGCCAGATCAATGCCGGTGATATCAGTGATCCCATCACTATAAATGTTACAGACAGTGAGTTATCTATCTCCATAACTCTATTCTATGTTGTCTGTACACACCTACCTGCTGCAAAGTCACACCACTTACCTACAAAGCAGCTTCCAATGATTATgtgtattcatatatacatttattttccagaatATCTCATCCTGCAGAGACCTCCCTCTGCCATTTATGAAGGAGACGCCCTGACTCTGAGATGTCATCATAATAAAGA
It encodes the following:
- the LOC140345047 gene encoding low affinity immunoglobulin gamma Fc region receptor III-B-like translates to MCELLSSIGGAIRPAVSLAPNWGNILQGDPVTLMCNVPPTAPEEPRTYQWYKDKRPLDGDQQTLEIQSSRIKDTGDYQCQINAGDISDPITINVTDKYLILQRPPSAIYEGDALTLRCHHNKDFVGFRTQFYKDNKEIISQFPDSEFRVDKVDLNTTGRYKCTKQISSPGVPGYTEFSDEFSVSVKGESYITAHPGDGSGI